From one Bifidobacterium sp. WK012_4_13 genomic stretch:
- the serC gene encoding phosphoserine transaminase codes for MTNNVTIPEKLLPEDGRFGSGPSKIRHDQISELSGDWKTILGTSHRQAPVKRVVASIKEGLRELFGIPDGYEIALGNGGSTAFWDMACACLINRKAAFGVYGSFTRKFADCAANAPFLDQPVIFDSPLGTYALPQPTEGVDAYCWAHNETSTGVNAPVRRIAGPQVAPEGIPDSALTIVDGTSAAGAIEVDISQTDVYYFSPQKAFGAEGGIWFAILSPAAIERANQIEQAAKLEGAQRWVPSFLSLTKALDNARKDQTLNTPSVGNFILIDNQIRWLNENGGLAWSTARCSKSASIVYDWAERVPFAQPFVKDPESRSHSVATIDMDEMVSVDQVLGILRQNGIVDVSGYRGLHRNQLRIGVFPSVEPRDVEALLNCVDYVVAHM; via the coding sequence ATGACCAATAACGTGACGATTCCTGAGAAACTTCTGCCCGAAGACGGCCGTTTCGGTTCTGGGCCCAGCAAAATCCGCCATGATCAGATTTCCGAACTGTCTGGCGACTGGAAGACCATTCTTGGCACATCGCATCGTCAGGCACCTGTGAAGCGCGTCGTGGCCTCCATCAAGGAGGGCCTTCGCGAGCTGTTCGGCATTCCCGACGGATATGAGATAGCGCTCGGCAACGGGGGTTCGACGGCGTTCTGGGATATGGCATGCGCATGCCTCATCAACCGCAAGGCAGCGTTCGGCGTGTATGGTTCCTTCACCAGGAAGTTCGCAGACTGCGCCGCGAACGCACCATTTCTTGATCAGCCGGTCATCTTCGATTCACCGCTGGGCACATACGCACTGCCTCAGCCGACCGAGGGCGTGGACGCATACTGCTGGGCGCACAATGAAACGTCGACAGGGGTCAATGCGCCTGTCAGAAGGATAGCCGGACCGCAGGTGGCTCCGGAAGGAATTCCTGACTCCGCTCTGACAATCGTCGACGGCACGAGCGCTGCCGGCGCAATCGAGGTGGACATATCGCAGACCGATGTGTATTACTTCTCACCGCAGAAGGCTTTCGGCGCAGAGGGGGGAATCTGGTTCGCCATACTCTCCCCCGCGGCGATTGAGCGCGCCAACCAGATCGAGCAGGCTGCGAAGCTTGAAGGAGCCCAACGCTGGGTGCCGTCCTTCCTTTCGCTTACCAAGGCACTTGACAATGCGCGCAAGGATCAGACGCTCAACACACCTTCCGTCGGCAACTTCATCCTGATTGACAACCAGATTCGGTGGCTGAACGAGAACGGAGGACTCGCCTGGTCCACGGCCCGATGCAGCAAATCCGCCTCGATCGTCTATGACTGGGCTGAGCGGGTTCCCTTCGCACAACCATTCGTGAAGGACCCAGAATCGCGATCTCATTCCGTCGCAACCATCGACATGGATGAGATGGTGAGTGTCGACCAGGTCCTGGGCATTTTGCGCCAGAATGGCATCGTAGACGTTTCAGGCTACCGAGGCCTGCATCGCAATCAGTTGCGAATCGGAGTGTTCCCATCGGTCGAGCCTCGTGACGTGGAGGCGCTTCTCAACTGCGTGGACTACGTCGTTGCACATATGTGA